In one Methanothermobacter sp. genomic region, the following are encoded:
- the glnA gene encoding type I glutamate--ammonia ligase: MSDKIGRIIAKMDECGVKFVRLQFVDIHGKPKNMAIPLVRPDQIEDIIKDGLLFDGSSIEGFVDINESDLVLKPDPDTFSTLPWRPEEKGVCRFICDVYWPEGKPFEGDPRYVLKKALDKYAHLGYEYNVGPEPEFFILDQDEDGNIIPHDCGAYFDVEPVDQGTDFRRKLVMDLEALNFDVEVSHHEVAPGQHEIDFKFDKALKTADAVITFKQAIKAIVDKMGYMVTFMPKPFFGENGSGMHCHQSLFKDGENVFYDPDTETQLSEEAMYFIGGLLKHAPALSAVCAPTVNSYKRLVPGYEAPVYIAYGLKNRSTLVRIPASRGKGTRVELRMPDPSCNPYLAFAAMLEAGMNGIQNRIDPGEPTEIDVFEKSMDELKEMGIKTLPSSLWEAYHALEEDDVIKGALGDHVYEKFMEIKHKEWDDYRVRVFKYELEKYLDI, translated from the coding sequence ATGTCAGATAAGATTGGAAGAATAATAGCTAAAATGGATGAATGCGGAGTAAAATTCGTCCGCCTTCAGTTTGTGGACATACACGGAAAACCAAAAAACATGGCAATACCCCTGGTAAGGCCAGACCAGATAGAGGACATAATAAAGGACGGTCTCCTCTTTGATGGGTCATCAATTGAGGGATTCGTCGACATAAACGAAAGTGACCTGGTCCTCAAGCCGGACCCTGACACCTTCTCAACACTTCCATGGAGACCAGAGGAAAAGGGTGTCTGCAGATTCATCTGTGACGTATACTGGCCAGAAGGAAAACCATTCGAGGGAGACCCAAGATACGTCCTGAAAAAAGCCCTTGACAAATACGCCCACCTAGGCTACGAATACAACGTTGGACCGGAACCCGAATTCTTCATCCTGGACCAGGATGAGGATGGGAACATAATACCCCACGACTGCGGCGCATACTTCGATGTGGAACCAGTGGACCAGGGTACAGACTTCAGAAGAAAACTCGTGATGGACCTTGAGGCCCTTAACTTCGATGTTGAGGTAAGCCACCACGAGGTCGCCCCTGGGCAGCATGAGATAGACTTCAAATTTGACAAGGCACTTAAAACAGCAGACGCCGTCATAACCTTCAAGCAGGCAATAAAGGCCATAGTGGACAAGATGGGGTACATGGTAACCTTCATGCCAAAACCATTCTTCGGTGAAAACGGTAGCGGTATGCACTGCCACCAGTCACTCTTCAAGGACGGTGAAAACGTATTCTACGACCCTGACACCGAGACACAGCTATCAGAGGAGGCAATGTACTTCATAGGAGGGCTCCTCAAGCATGCCCCTGCACTATCAGCTGTGTGTGCACCTACAGTCAACTCCTACAAGAGGCTCGTACCTGGCTATGAGGCCCCTGTGTACATCGCATACGGTCTCAAAAACAGGTCAACCCTTGTGAGGATCCCTGCATCCCGTGGTAAGGGGACACGTGTGGAACTAAGGATGCCTGACCCCTCATGCAACCCGTACCTTGCATTTGCAGCCATGCTGGAAGCGGGTATGAACGGTATACAGAACAGGATTGACCCCGGCGAACCAACTGAAATCGATGTATTCGAAAAATCCATGGATGAGCTCAAGGAAATGGGAATCAAAACCCTCCCATCAAGTCTCTGGGAAGCATACCATGCCCTTGAGGAGGACGACGTCATCAAGGGAGCCCTTGGAGACCATGTCTATGAGAAGTTCATGGAGATAAAGCACAAGGAATGGGACGACTACCGGGTGAGGGTCTTCAAGTACGAACTTGAAAAATACCTGGACATCTAA